A stretch of DNA from Brevinematales bacterium:
CTTTAGATACTACGACCATGAAAGACCGCACCAGAGCCTGGGTTATAAGCCGCCGGCTTCGATATACTTTTCGCCTGTTGACAAAACCGGAAAGGCGGCTTAGAATGACTGATGTAAGAAAAGAGCACAGCAAGATTCAACTTAACTTGCCCCTAAATCTGTCCAAACACAGGGGCGCACCTTATAATGTCAAAATATACCTGCGTGAGTTTAGGGTGATATGGCGCGGGGATAAAAAAAGCACCTGAATCCTTGTGGGTACGGACGCGATCAAGGCATATAACGAGGCGATTATTCTCGCCGGCGAGGTAAAGGACTATGCGACGCGCGATTTCCTGCAGGGTATCCTGAACGACGAGGACGCGCATATGGACGGTATCGAGGAGCTTCAGGACCAGATCAGCCAGATGACCCTCACGACATTCCTTACTACGCAGACGAAAGAATAAGGAAATTCCTTAATATCGCCCCCGCGAGAGCGGGTTTTTTTTATTGATTTATTCCGGTATCTATTATGGATAGCGGGCGATTAAAAACTTTTCCGACTCACCGCAAATAAACCCATTTTTCTCAGCGCTATTACCGCGTGCGGGTAAGAGAATCGCGGAATAGGAAATCTTGAAAAGCAATTATATTCATAGTATAATGGTATATATAAAAAGGAGGAGCTATGAATAGCGAAAAGCTTTGGAAAACCGCACTAATATTAAGTTTTATTACCATCTTCTACAACATTGCGGAAGGAATCGTTTCGCTCGTGTATGGCATCGGGGACGAAACCCTGTCTCTAATGGGTTTCGGTATCGACAGTTTTGTAGAGGTAGTATCGGGTATTGGGGTGGCGCATATGATTCTTCGTATACGGAAAAGCGCGGATGATACCGAAACGCCCCGTTTCGAACGCAATGCTCTGAGGCTAACCGGTTCGGTATTCTATCTGTTGTCGGTAGGATTGATTGCCGGAGTAGTCATCAGCATCGTTCAGGGCAGTCGTCCTGTTACCACCATTCCCGGTATCGTAATATCACTTATTTCGCTTGCCAGTATGTTTATACTGATGCGATATAAAATGATTACCGGAAAAGCGTTGAAATCCAATCCGATTATAGCGGACGCCCGTTGTACTTTGACATGTATTTATCTTTCGGTAGTTTTACTGACGGCAAGTATTTTG
This window harbors:
- a CDS encoding cation transporter; the protein is MNSEKLWKTALILSFITIFYNIAEGIVSLVYGIGDETLSLMGFGIDSFVEVVSGIGVAHMILRIRKSADDTETPRFERNALRLTGSVFYLLSVGLIAGVVISIVQGSRPVTTIPGIVISLISLASMFILMRYKMITGKALKSNPIIADARCTLTCIYLSVVLLTASILYELTKIPYIDAAGSLGIAFFSFREGREAFEKAGGKQCGCGGDSCENENE